One segment of Mesoplodon densirostris isolate mMesDen1 chromosome 6, mMesDen1 primary haplotype, whole genome shotgun sequence DNA contains the following:
- the LOC132491659 gene encoding ras-related protein Rab-19-like — MRHPQHHLSWADEEGTAVGLVKNAKLRKPSVTSDFSVKQKWEIYSDSKETQKEVDFQMKILVVDGELTALQHWDTAGQERQVLSIIL; from the exons ATGCGGCACCCACAGCACCACTTGTCATGGGCTGATGAGGAAGGCACAGCAGTGGGCTTAGT gaaaaaTGCAAAGCTGAGGAAGCCCTCAGTGACCTCAGACTTCAGCGTGAAACAGAAGTGGGAGATCTACAGTGACAGTAAAGAAACTCAGAAAG aagttgattttcaaatgaaaattctCGTCGTAGATGGAGAGCTAACAGCCCTGCAGCACTGGGATACGGCTGGCCAGGAGAGGCAAGTGCTTTCCATAATACTTTGA